A stretch of DNA from Candidatus Methanomethylophilaceae archaeon:
CCGTCCGACATCGACGCGATGAAGGACGCCATCAGGAGGATCGTCCTCATAGCGCAGGAGAACCCCGAGATCCACGAGCTGGAGATCAACCCCGTCATCGTCGGCCTCAAGGGCAAGGGATGCTGGGCGGTCGACGCTCTCGTGACTCTTTTCAAAGAATGAGCTTTCCGGAGGGCTCAGTCCCTCCTCTTTTTCCTTTCCGTTCCGCCGCTTACCCATGGTTCCGACGGAACGGGTTTAATAGCCGCTGGCAATGGAGGTCCCATGGCATCCGAACTCGTATTCGTCGGGCTGGGACTCAGCGGCACCGACGGAATGACCGTCAAGGCTCTCAACGCCCTGAAGGAATGCGACATCATCTATGCGGAATTCTACACGTCCACGCTCATCGGCACCACCCCCGAAGACTTAGAGAAAGTCATCGGGAAGAAGGTCAACGTCCTCTACAGGGCGCAGGTGGAGGAAGGGGAGGACATAATCAGGGATGCGATGGACCACAGGGTCGCGTTCGTCACCGCCGGCGACACCATGCTGGCCACCACCCACGTGGACCTGAGGATCCAGGCCGCCGAAGCCGGGATTCCGGTGAGGATGTTCCATGGCGTATCGATATTTTCGGGGTGCCCCACTTCGCTGGGCCTCCAGCCATACAAATTCGGGAGGGCCGTCACTCTACCTTTCCTCGAGAGGAATTACCAGCCCAAGTCCCCTTACGACCATATAATGGAGAACAAATCCCGCAATCTCCATACGATGATCCTCCTGGACATACGCGCCGATGAGCGCAGGTACATGACCGCCCATCAGGCGATAGAATGGCTTCTGGAAGGCGAGAGCAAGTGGGGGGAAGGGCTGATCACGGATAAGACTCTGCTATGCGTCGCATCCAAGGTCGGATCCCCTGAAGAGAGGGTATTCGCGGGATATCCGCGCGATCTTCTGGCTATGGATCTCGGGGAGCCTCTCCACACTTTAGTCCTCCCTGGGAGCCTGCATTTCATGGAATCCTATGCGCTCGTGAAGTTCGCGGGAGCTCCCGAAGAGATAATCGAGGACGACTGATCTGGGAGTTTCAGTCTGCTTTCCGCTACATGCGGCGGGCCGGATTCCCGTTCTATAATCGGGGCAATGGAATCCGACCGTCCGCCTTATTTATGATGCCCCTAATCCTGTGCTATGCCCGTCTGCATACTAGTCCCCAAAAGGCAGGGGGAATCCGTCAGATCGGAGCTTCTTTCCGAAGGCATACTGGATTTAGTCCATAGGATACGCTCCGACGGCGATTATCTTCTGATTCCCATCACAGTCCCGTCCTATGGGGGATTCGACGTTGTCGAGGCAGATATGCCGTCCCAGGAGCGCCGCGCCACCGATTACAGAGAGGTCGCCGCGGTTCCGGACAGCCTCAGAGAAGAGCTGCCGTCATCTTTCGATGTCATCGGCGACATAGCTCTGATCAAGCTTCCGGATGTGCTGATGCCTTACAGAGCAGAGATCGGCAGGGCGCTCATGGAAGTCAACGGGAGCATCCGCACGGTGTTCCTGGATTCGGGAGTCAAAGGGGAGTTCAGGGTCCGCGATCTCGAGAGGATAGCCGGTTCCGGCCCCTCAGAGACCGTTCACAGGGAGTTCGGGGTCTCGCTTCATACCGACCCCTCCAAAGTGTACTTCAATCCCAGGCTGTCCTCTGAGAGAGCCAGAATCGCATCTCTGGTTAAGGACGGGGAGATTGTGATAGATATGTTCGCCGGGGTGGCGCCTTTCGGGACCGTCATCTGCAGGAACGCGAACCCAAGCGCGGTATATTCCATAGATCTGAACCCGGAGGCCGAGAGGTTCGCCAGGATCAATGCCGAGAAGAACCACGTCGATAATCTGTTCCCTTTGACAGGGGACGCGTCGGAAGTCATCTATACCCTTCCTATCGCCGACCGCATAATAATGAACCTCCCGCAGATGGCGGAGAGATTTCTGCGCTATGCTTTGGAAAGGCTGCGCATAGGCGGCGTCGCCCACATGTACAAAATAGCGGAGCGCGACGGCTTCCAAGCGTTCTGCGAAGGTCTGGAATCCGATATGTCAGCGCTGGGATTCGGAATAAGCATGGTGGCCTCCGAACTCAAGACATATTCGCCCACCATGAGCGTCTATTCGCTGGATATCCGCCGGGAATCCTGAGCCAGACGATTGGGGCAACAATGAATATTTATAAGCAATCCTATGTGATAAAGAGCACTGATATACAGAAACTTTTTTATATTCAGATGATGAATAGGATAATGTTGAGAAGTCAGTCAAAGTGAGACAGACATCAACAAAAACAATGAGAGGTAGATACAAATGGTCGCAATCATCACCGCAGTCGTAGTCGCCGCAGTCACTCTCGCCGCAGTCGTAGCAGCCACCTATGCAGCTTACAGGGCAGACAACGCAACCGGAAAGGTCGTTGAGCAGTATTATCTCGGACAGACCGGAGCAAAGTCCACCACCGAGTGATTTTCACAATCCACATCCCGGGATCAGTTCCCGGGTTCCTTCCTTAATTTTTTTCCTCTCTTCCACAGTTTCTGCTGAATTTGCATTCAAGAGATTATCTGCCGTCTGTTGATTCAGAAGGTGGGTTCAGAACACCTTAAATATGATTGGTGCTTACTCTTTATTGATGTCTCATCATTTATGTTGAAGCATCATTATCTGTTTTCCTCATTGGGCCGGGGGCACCCGGCTCGTTACCTATAAACTCAAGCCGTTGCCCCCTTGAAGTTCATTCCTTTTTGATGGGATCCAGCGTTATCCCGCTTTGACCCTGGTAATGTCCAGATCTTTTGGCGTAATTCTTGAGGGACGCCGAGCTCAGGGTTTCGAATACCATCTGGCAGAATCTTTCCCCTATGGGTATGTCAACCGGATTGTCGGACGCGTTGTATCCCCCGAGGGTCAGGGTGCCTTCGAATCCCGCGTCTATCTTCCCGAACGCGCCGATTATGCCCTTCCTGATCCAGCTCGTCCTCATCCAAAGCGATGCGCAGAGGTCGTCAGGCATTCTGATGCGCTCTATAGTGGAGACGTAGAACATCGTCTTCGGCGGTATGGTGGCGATCCCTTCCTCTTTGGTCACGGGGTCGCCCATTATGGAGATCTGCGCGATGCGGAGGTCATATCCGTTCGGAGTCAGCCCTCTCTCGCTGAAATCGCTGATCCCGATGGTGCCGGTCATCATGCCCTGCATAAGGTCTTCGTCGGACAGTATTGCCATGGCCATACGATATCGGGCCACAATAAAATAATATGGAAAGGATTTTGGGCCATGATTTTCCCTCCTTTCCTTTCCCCTGACGGATGCATCGGCGTGACGGCGCCATCTTTCGGCGTTACGGATCCCACAGATATAGCCCGCTTCTCGAATGCGAAGAAGACATTGGGGCTCAAGGGCCATCCCGTCATCGAAACCCCCGACGTATACACTGCCGATGCCGACGGAAGAAGCGCTCCGGCCGATCAGCGTGTGCGCGAGCTTATCTCCCTTCTGGAGGACCCTAAGGTCCAATACATCGTCGCGGCCAAGGGCGGGGACTATCAGATCGAGATGCTGCCTCTGATGGATTGGGATGCGCTGAAGAAGAATCCCACCTGGCTGCAAGGATATTCCGACAACACCGTGCTTCTCTTCAAAGCTACCGCGGAGCATGACGTTGCGACTGTTTATGGGGGGAATTTCGGCGACTATGGCATGGGGGAATGGCACAGAAGCATCTCGGAAAACCTGGGGATAATCGAGGGAAGAATCTCAGAGCAAGCATCGTATCTTTCCCACGAGGAAGGGTTCTCGGAGAGGATCACCGGATTGGAAGGATTCAAAGACGATGCTCCCACGGAATGGGCATCGTCCTGCGGCAATGCCAGATTCGGCGGGAGGCTGATCGGCGGCTGCATGGACGTCCTCGACTGGTTCCACAGGAAAGGCACCGCCGACCCTTCCGGATTCGTGTCCAAATATTCGGGGGAGGGAATCGTCTGGTACATGGAAACATACGACATGGACGCCGGCCGCGTGGAGAGGATGCTCAGAGGGATGTCGGAGGACGGGTGGTTCGACGGCGTCTCGGGATTCGTTTTCGGAAGGCCCCTGATATTCGGAGGGGACGATTATGCCGGGACCGTCTGCGACGCGCTGTCGGATTTCGAAGTTCCCAAGGTTTTCGGGGCCGATGTGGGCCACAAAGCCCCCAGAATGACGTTTATAAACGGTTCGTATGCAACTTTCGATCTGATTGACGGTGTGTGCAAAGTTTCCTACAGGTTCAGCTGATGGTCCGCTATTTCGATGGAACAGATAGGCAATTATAATATGGATACCAATCATTGCGGCGCATGGATTCGATATTGCTGCTCGGAATTCCGGTGGGAATCATTCTTCTCTATTTTGGTTCCGAGTGGCTCGTAAGGGGAGGCAAAGGCCTGGCTCTCCGGTTGGGCGTCCCGCCTTTCGTCATCGGGCTCACAGTATTGGCCTTTGGTTCGTCGGCCCCGGAATGCATCACCTCTATTGTCAGTACGGAAACCCCTGACATCATAATAGGGAACGTGATCGGGAGCAACATAGCCAACATCGGCCTTGCGATAGGCATGGCGGCCATCATATCGCCTATGGCGGCCAAGTTCTCGACGATGAGGCTTGAGCTGGGCGTGATGCTCGTCTCTTCTATTGCATTGTTCGCTCTGGCCCTCGTAGGGTATGCCGGATTCTTCGTGGGGATAGTTTTCGTCGCCGCCCTTTTCGTATTCGTATACACGGTATATCGTCTGAAGAAGAACGATGCGGAAGGGCAGGCATCCTACACATCGGATCTGGAAGAGAATGAGAAACCGCTGGGATACCCCATTCTGATATTGTTGGTCATCGCCGGATTGGTTCTGCTCTATTTCGGCGCAAGGTTCTTTGTGGACGGCGCTGTGGAGCTCTCGCACATATTGGGCATGTCCGAGATGTTCATCGGGCTTGTGGTGGTTGCAGTAGGAACTTCGCTTCCAGAGATCTGCATCAGTGTTCTGGCCGCCCGCCGCGGCGAGAATGAGATGGCGGTCGCCAACATCGTCGGGAGCAACATATTCAACATACTGTTCGTGCTCGGGATCGGTTCCATTCTCGTGGATGTTCCAATACCCCATTCGGCTCTCATATTCCATCTGCCCATCATGCTTCTGCTAACGGTCATAATGATGGCTGCCGTTTACAAGAACAACAAGGTGTCCAGGCCGGTCGGAGTTTTGTTCATCGCCATCTACATCGCTTATGTTGCGATCATGATGGCAGTCCCGTCTCTGACGATTTGAAAACATCTTAGGGCGCCATCGTCGGATAGCGGCGATGGGTCAGACCCCATAATTATTTTCGATTCGGAATCGCAATAGGCAGAGAATACTTCAAAACGACGGGGAATTATGGGATAGAGATGAAGAAGTGGTGCAAGGGATGGGATTTGAACCCACGGACCACTAAGGACAAGGCCCTCAACCTTGCGTCGTTGGCCATGCTTGACTACCCTTGCACTTGTAAAGGTCGTATTGAGGATTTGCATATAAATATTTCTGTTCATTTTTGTTCAATACTTAGAGTTCCAGATTGTTAGCGATCGTTTCGGAAAAAGGGATGGCGGGGCAGTGCCCCTCGCCTTTCATCTGAGCCAGTACTCGCGTCCCGCCTTTCCCATGGCGATGACATTCTCGTCCGGGCTGGAGATCGGCGTCTCGCATCCCGGCGCCAGGATGAAACCGCCTCCGTGCCCCGCGGCATCGAGTATCCTGTAGCATTGGGCGGTAATGGATTCCGGCGTTCCGGACATCATCTGCAAGACCGGGTCGATGTTCCCCATCAATGCGATCTTCCCATCCGCGTTCTCTTTGGCTTTTCCGGGATCCACGGCATGGTCGAAGCTGAGGCAATCCGCCCCGGTCTCCGGCAACTGTTTCATGGTCTCGATGGTGTTCCCGCATATATGGATGAAGCTCGGGATCGAGCTGTCCATCGCCTTGACGTCGGAGATCACCTTGGCTATATGCTCTTTGGAATATTCGGCGAACATATCCGGAGGGATCAGGTCCTGAGACGATGTCGGGTCCGCCATCCACATGAGGGTCGCGCCCGCGTCTATCATGCGCCTTTGGATGTCAGACACCAATACCGCAATCTTTTTGTTGAGCTTCTTCACGAGATCAGGTTCGTCGAACGTGTTCATGAGCATGTTCTCCACGCCCATGACGTATCCGGACGTCGTGATGGGTCCCCAGGATAGCCCGCAGATGTGGAGGTCCTCAGGCAGTATCCTGGCCGTCTCTTCGAGGCTTCTGGTGAACACCTTGGTGAAATTGGGGCAGGTCTTCTCATCGTATGGGTCGAAAAGCTCCATCCTGTCGATGTCCTCGGCGGTGTCGACCAGATGCTTGGGGACGCGCCCGTAGTCGTCCTCGGGGAAATTCACGTACATCCCCATATCCACGAACGGAACCTGGGAATCGAGGATAGGCTTGACGAAGTCCGACATGGTCTTCATCGCGTAGTCGACGGATATTTTGGCAGAAAGCTTAGGATCCCATCTGGCCGCCTCGACGGTCGTCCCGGCGCTGCGCGCGGCGGTGACCAATGCGAAATTGTTCACCGGTGTCCTGTCAGTCTCTTCGAAATTCAGGGCAGCCTCTACGCATGCCCTATGCCCCGCATCCTTCATGCACCTTTAATCTCATGCGTGATTCATATTATTTGTTCAAAGGCGGCGGAGCACCCTGTCCGTGAATTCCTCGGCGGTCAGAGTCCCTCCCACGTCCGGAGTCCTTTCCCCGGCGGCATATGCCTCGCAGAGGGCATCCATGAGGGCGCAGGATTCCTTTTCCATCCCGAATTCCGACAGCGCCCTGCAGCCGCCGATTATCAGAGAAGTCGGATTGGCGTATTTCCCTTCGACTTCGTTAGTGACGTTTCCCGAGATCGCCAGGATCTGGTCGTCGCCTACGAAGACGTCAGGGGAGAGATGGTTTCCGCCGGTCAGCCCGGCCAGAAGGCCTCCAGCCACCTGTCCGAAAAGGTCGACGCATATGACGGTACCGTATTTCGCAGGGTTTCTGACGGTCGAGGCCATCCATCTGCGTACGGTTTCTTCCGAGAGCGAGAAGCTTCCAGTTTCGAAGATGTTTCTGAAGCATTCCTTGAACATGCCGCTGGATTCCGGGAAGATCTCGCTAGTGATGCAGACGACCTCGTTTCTGCGCTCTATCTCCGCATACGACATCGCCTTCGCCATCATCCTGCTGTAATTCCCTTTTCTGACGTATTTGGTCAGGGTGATGCCGTCGAAATCTTCGGCCTCTATGGTATCCCTCCCAGGGACGGGGCTGCAGAACCAGAGGGTGGTGTCCATCCCCTTTTCCCCCAGGTCATCGGCCAGGGTGCGGAATCTTTTGCACACGGCGTAAAGGTCCAATTGTATCCTGAGCATGTTGATGGGATCCCTTTTCTGGCTGTGCCCGGCCTTATTTATGTCGATGGGCCCGCAGAGAGCGGCGCCGCATTCCGACGCTATCTCCATGGTATCGCGCGGAAGGTATGAGCCTACGCTCTCATACGCGGATGCTCCTATGTCTCCCTCTACGAATTCGATGCCTCCGGCGGCCGCGTCCAATACGGTCCTCACGGAATCCATCATGGTCTTTCCTATCCCGTCGCCGGGAAGAAGGAGTATCGTGTCCATCGGGTTCCCTCTTTTTCAATCGGAGTGGATGATGCCGTATATAAGATTAAGGGCAGAAAACAACCGTTAAGAATCAAACGGTACGGAATAGAGTGGCGGAGCCAACGCCCCGCCTGCGGTTTCAGAGCAGCCTTTCGGCGAGGGCGGCATAGATCAGGGGCAGCGTGATGGTGGCGTCGCCTTCGACGGTCATCTTTTTGGCGTCGGCTTTGACTTTGCCCCAAGAGACGGCCTCCCTGAGCCTGGCTCCGGAGAGGGAGCCATCGTATTCCTCGGCGGTGGTGAGATACACGGCATAGTCGAGCCCGCCGCGGAACTGGTTCCACCAGATCACGTGGTGCTTGGAAATTCCGCCTCCGATCATGAGGGCTCCGGTGTATTCAGCGTGGTTGGTCATCTCAGAGAGCATCTGCTCGTCGCCGAAGAGGTCGATCCTGAACTTTCTGTGGGTCTGGTAGTACATCCAAAGCTGGCATCCGAAGGATCCGTCGGTGATCCCGGGGACGATGACGGGAATCTGGTTCTTCCAGCACTGGTACATCAGGGAATCTTCATTGTCCATCCTCTTCCCGACTTCCCATATGATTTCGTGGGTGGTCATGGAATCCTTCCCTTCGAAGATCTCATCGAACATGGGCAGGATCTCTCCCTCGAGGACCTCCCCGTAGCACGAGTCGGGGACGAGAACGTTTCCGAGCCTGGAGATCGAGTACTCGTCCCTGAGCTTGGCGTCGTCCATCATGAAATCCCCTTTGAAGTAATCCTCGTACGTCCTGGAGATGTCGTGGTCCAGGGTTCCGCAGGTCGTGATGATGAGGTCGACCATGTGGTTCTTCACCATATCGACGATGACCCCGTGGGTTCCGGTGGCATTGATGCAGGCCGGGAAAGAGAGGATTCTGAGGCATCCCTTTTTGGTGATCATCTTTTCGGCTATGTCGGTGGCGTCGGAGAGTTTCTGGGCGGTGAATCCGCCGGCGCGTCCCATGGCCCTCATAAGCTGGTCGACGGTCATCCCTTTAGTGATTTTGATGTCTTCTACAGGTATTAGCTCCAATTCATTCTCGGGCATGTTTTCCACTTGGCCTTCGGTTAAAGCCATTCCCTTAAAATATGTTGCCTGGGGCTTTGCCGATCGCTTCCACGATGAGTTCCGCGGTTTTTTCCGGGGTTCCGGAGCCGTCCACCACGATCAGGCCCGGGACCGAGAGGATTTTTTCTCTGATCTCTCTCATCGAGCCTATATTCTCAAACATTTCGCGCTCCTTTCCCCTGGATTCGGAGCGTCCGACGGCGATTTCAGGGTCCAGATCGATGAAAACGATTGCGTCCGGGACGGGCATGACGGCTGAGAACATCCTGAAAATCGGTTTGGCGACGGGATCCGGGAGGTAATAGGCGGAAAGAGTGTACCTCACGACCAGGGAATTCTCGCTTTTCCTTATCCGGAATGAGCTCAGGAACATCTCAGCAGAAAGGAACGCGGCGGCGGCCAAGGATGCGGGGATGCCTTCCTTCGTGAGGAAGCGTTTGCATGAGCGCCCCAAGAATCCGTCCCCGGGATGCTCGATCAGCAGAAGGTCCTTCCCTTGGGAGCGGATCATGTCCGCAACGATCTTCGAGGCGGTGGTTTTGCCGCTACCGTCGAGGCCTTCTACGCTTACGAACACATCTCCGAATCGAATCGCGGATATATCGGGCTGCCGATTGCCGTGCGATGATGATAGTGGAGCGCTCCATGGGCTATCCGGAAATCAGGGATGTTCTGGAAGGCAAGAGAGTTTTCGTATGGACCTGCAACACATGCGCCAGATTCTGCGGCGCAGGCGGGAAGGAATACGCCGAGAAGATGGCGTCGGATCTGAAGGAGGACGGCTTGGATGTGGCCGGAGTGCTGTCGACTTCCGCCGCTTGCTTCATGAAGAACGCCGAGAAGATGGCCGGCGAAGCCCAGGAGTGCGATGCCATTCTAGCACTTTGCTGCGGGATAGGGGCGTCATGCGCCAGGAGGGCTTCCAGCATCGAAGTGATCAATCCGGTGAGGACGCTCGGGGTCGGGTATCTGGATTCCGAAGGGATCCCAAGGATTTCGTAAGTAATCGTCCGATATTCTCGGGATGTATGGAAGATCTGTCTGACCATTCCTGGGCTCTGGATAATAATGGATTGAAATGATATCTGGATTATAAGAATCGACTTATATCTGCGAGCTGACTTACAATTATGAAAGAGATAACCGAGGAAGAACTGCTGAAAACGATCGAAGAGAACCCGATGATCTGTACACGCGCGATAGTCAAGAAACTGCGCCCGGAGGAATTCAAGGACAACGCCACCTATCTGGAGTATGTGAGGAGCATCAAGCCGATCCTCATGAGGCTTTGGAAGAACGGGACGATAGTATCCTCGAAGGTCCAGTGCTGCACGTTCAATCTCAAGCAATGGCAGATATCCAATCTCCATTGAGACGGCGCTCATCCGTCGGCAATCGTTATTATATCCGTCCAAGGCTATACGGGCGCCGATAAAGATGATAATGCACGAGCTCTCCAAAGACAGGGTCACCCCAGAGAAATTCACCGCGATCATAGAGATTCCCAAGGGAAGCAAAGTCAAGTATGAGATCGACGAGGAAACCGGGCTTCTCGCGCTGGACAGGGTCCTCTCCACCTCCACCGCATACCCTTGGAACTATGGGTTCATCCCCAGAACTTACGCATTCGATGGGGATCCCCTTGATGTCGTGCTCCTCTGCTCAGAGACT
This window harbors:
- a CDS encoding LD-carboxypeptidase, which translates into the protein MIFPPFLSPDGCIGVTAPSFGVTDPTDIARFSNAKKTLGLKGHPVIETPDVYTADADGRSAPADQRVRELISLLEDPKVQYIVAAKGGDYQIEMLPLMDWDALKKNPTWLQGYSDNTVLLFKATAEHDVATVYGGNFGDYGMGEWHRSISENLGIIEGRISEQASYLSHEEGFSERITGLEGFKDDAPTEWASSCGNARFGGRLIGGCMDVLDWFHRKGTADPSGFVSKYSGEGIVWYMETYDMDAGRVERMLRGMSEDGWFDGVSGFVFGRPLIFGGDDYAGTVCDALSDFEVPKVFGADVGHKAPRMTFINGSYATFDLIDGVCKVSYRFS
- the dcd gene encoding dCTP deaminase, coding for MAILSDEDLMQGMMTGTIGISDFSERGLTPNGYDLRIAQISIMGDPVTKEEGIATIPPKTMFYVSTIERIRMPDDLCASLWMRTSWIRKGIIGAFGKIDAGFEGTLTLGGYNASDNPVDIPIGERFCQMVFETLSSASLKNYAKRSGHYQGQSGITLDPIKKE
- the dph5 gene encoding diphthine synthase: MASELVFVGLGLSGTDGMTVKALNALKECDIIYAEFYTSTLIGTTPEDLEKVIGKKVNVLYRAQVEEGEDIIRDAMDHRVAFVTAGDTMLATTHVDLRIQAAEAGIPVRMFHGVSIFSGCPTSLGLQPYKFGRAVTLPFLERNYQPKSPYDHIMENKSRNLHTMILLDIRADERRYMTAHQAIEWLLEGESKWGEGLITDKTLLCVASKVGSPEERVFAGYPRDLLAMDLGEPLHTLVLPGSLHFMESYALVKFAGAPEEIIEDD
- a CDS encoding uroporphyrinogen decarboxylase family protein, which translates into the protein MKDAGHRACVEAALNFEETDRTPVNNFALVTAARSAGTTVEAARWDPKLSAKISVDYAMKTMSDFVKPILDSQVPFVDMGMYVNFPEDDYGRVPKHLVDTAEDIDRMELFDPYDEKTCPNFTKVFTRSLEETARILPEDLHICGLSWGPITTSGYVMGVENMLMNTFDEPDLVKKLNKKIAVLVSDIQRRMIDAGATLMWMADPTSSQDLIPPDMFAEYSKEHIAKVISDVKAMDSSIPSFIHICGNTIETMKQLPETGADCLSFDHAVDPGKAKENADGKIALMGNIDPVLQMMSGTPESITAQCYRILDAAGHGGGFILAPGCETPISSPDENVIAMGKAGREYWLR
- a CDS encoding calcium/sodium antiporter, which produces MDSILLLGIPVGIILLYFGSEWLVRGGKGLALRLGVPPFVIGLTVLAFGSSAPECITSIVSTETPDIIIGNVIGSNIANIGLAIGMAAIISPMAAKFSTMRLELGVMLVSSIALFALALVGYAGFFVGIVFVAALFVFVYTVYRLKKNDAEGQASYTSDLEENEKPLGYPILILLVIAGLVLLYFGARFFVDGAVELSHILGMSEMFIGLVVVAVGTSLPEICISVLAARRGENEMAVANIVGSNIFNILFVLGIGSILVDVPIPHSALIFHLPIMLLLTVIMMAAVYKNNKVSRPVGVLFIAIYIAYVAIMMAVPSLTI
- a CDS encoding deoxyhypusine synthase, with the protein product MALTEGQVENMPENELELIPVEDIKITKGMTVDQLMRAMGRAGGFTAQKLSDATDIAEKMITKKGCLRILSFPACINATGTHGVIVDMVKNHMVDLIITTCGTLDHDISRTYEDYFKGDFMMDDAKLRDEYSISRLGNVLVPDSCYGEVLEGEILPMFDEIFEGKDSMTTHEIIWEVGKRMDNEDSLMYQCWKNQIPVIVPGITDGSFGCQLWMYYQTHRKFRIDLFGDEQMLSEMTNHAEYTGALMIGGGISKHHVIWWNQFRGGLDYAVYLTTAEEYDGSLSGARLREAVSWGKVKADAKKMTVEGDATITLPLIYAALAERLL
- a CDS encoding class I SAM-dependent methyltransferase family protein, whose translation is MPVCILVPKRQGESVRSELLSEGILDLVHRIRSDGDYLLIPITVPSYGGFDVVEADMPSQERRATDYREVAAVPDSLREELPSSFDVIGDIALIKLPDVLMPYRAEIGRALMEVNGSIRTVFLDSGVKGEFRVRDLERIAGSGPSETVHREFGVSLHTDPSKVYFNPRLSSERARIASLVKDGEIVIDMFAGVAPFGTVICRNANPSAVYSIDLNPEAERFARINAEKNHVDNLFPLTGDASEVIYTLPIADRIIMNLPQMAERFLRYALERLRIGGVAHMYKIAERDGFQAFCEGLESDMSALGFGISMVASELKTYSPTMSVYSLDIRRES